In Zea mays cultivar B73 chromosome 7, Zm-B73-REFERENCE-NAM-5.0, whole genome shotgun sequence, the following proteins share a genomic window:
- the LOC100284483 gene encoding RING-H2 finger protein ATL2B, protein MDSVPSPSSSTRATAAPGPCCRFDALRRACARHAAAAARAAGWALGALLTCVFAVVGSLVGIFIGAFMGMSTESGMFRGAGVGAVSGAVFSIEAVESCIEIWRSSHSGKYSILYVLDIISSLFSGRIVWEKVSPALQRAVQSQMSLMSTPFIDNNDLFETGSTGGMSRALIDRIPKMRFSAASNCDKETDSSCCSVCLQDFGAQQFVRALPQCQHIFHVRCIDNWLLRHASCPLCRAGVHIDHIHM, encoded by the exons ATGGATTCGGTGCCTTCCCCCTCCTCTTCTACCCGGGCCACCGCTGCTCCCGGTCCCTGCTGCCGCTTTGACGCGCTGCGGAGGGCGTGCGCCaggcacgccgccgccgccgcgcgggccGCCGGGTGGGCGCTCGGCGCGCTGCTCACCTGCGTCTTCGCCGTCG TGGGCTCACTCGTCGGAATCTTCATTGGTGCCTTCATGGGGATGTCTACAGAAAGCGGCATGTTCCGCGGGGCTGGTGTCGGAGCAGTCTCGGGAGCAGTCTTCTCCATTGAGGCTGTTGAGTCCTGCATCGAGATTTGGAGGTCCAGCCATTCGGGAAAATACAGCATTCTCTATGTG CTGGACATCATCTCTAGCCTCTTCAGCGGAAGAATTGTGTGGGAGAAAGTCAGTCCAGCGCTACAGCGTGCAGTGCAAAGCCAG ATGAGTCTAATGAGCACACCGTTCATCGACAACAATGACCTTTTTGAAACTGGCAGTACAGGAGGCATGTCAAGGGCTCTGATTGATAGGATCCCAAAGATGAGGTTCAGTGCTGCAAGCAATTGTGACAAGGAAACTGATAGCAGCTGCTGCTCAGTCTGCCTGCAG GATTTTGGAGCACAGCAATTTGTGAGGGCCCTGCCTCAGTGCCAACACATATTCCATGTGCGGTGCATCGACAATTGGCTCCTTCGGCACGCATCCTGCCCACTATGCCGGGCCGGCGTTCATATTGACCATATACATATGTAA
- the LOC100284483 gene encoding RING-H2 finger protein ATL2B isoform X1, translated as MPTNLSLGSLVGIFIGAFMGMSTESGMFRGAGVGAVSGAVFSIEAVESCIEIWRSSHSGKYSILYVLDIISSLFSGRIVWEKVSPALQRAVQSQMSLMSTPFIDNNDLFETGSTGGMSRALIDRIPKMRFSAASNCDKETDSSCCSVCLQDFGAQQFVRALPQCQHIFHVRCIDNWLLRHASCPLCRAGVHIDHIHM; from the exons ATGCCGACCAATTTATCTT TGGGCTCACTCGTCGGAATCTTCATTGGTGCCTTCATGGGGATGTCTACAGAAAGCGGCATGTTCCGCGGGGCTGGTGTCGGAGCAGTCTCGGGAGCAGTCTTCTCCATTGAGGCTGTTGAGTCCTGCATCGAGATTTGGAGGTCCAGCCATTCGGGAAAATACAGCATTCTCTATGTG CTGGACATCATCTCTAGCCTCTTCAGCGGAAGAATTGTGTGGGAGAAAGTCAGTCCAGCGCTACAGCGTGCAGTGCAAAGCCAG ATGAGTCTAATGAGCACACCGTTCATCGACAACAATGACCTTTTTGAAACTGGCAGTACAGGAGGCATGTCAAGGGCTCTGATTGATAGGATCCCAAAGATGAGGTTCAGTGCTGCAAGCAATTGTGACAAGGAAACTGATAGCAGCTGCTGCTCAGTCTGCCTGCAG GATTTTGGAGCACAGCAATTTGTGAGGGCCCTGCCTCAGTGCCAACACATATTCCATGTGCGGTGCATCGACAATTGGCTCCTTCGGCACGCATCCTGCCCACTATGCCGGGCCGGCGTTCATATTGACCATATACATATGTAA
- the LOC100273121 gene encoding Serine carboxypeptidase-like precursor, translating to MSPEAGPIMRPADQLLLPFLLLAVASVAAAGGSWENGYGSILRLPSSSPRRFPRSAAVDLIHALNLHPADASPPLSTAGVEGALAPAGTLVERPIRIASFANGGAATSVEDLGHHAGYYRLANTHDARMFYFFFESRGHKDDPVVIWLTGGPGCSSELALFYENGPFNIADNLSLVWNDFGWDKASNLIYVDQPTGTGFSYSSDSRDTRHNEATISNDLYDFLQAFFAEHPKYAKNDFFITGESYAGHYIPAFASRVHQGNKNNEGIHINLKGFAIGNGLTDPAIQYKAYPDYALDMGLITKTQFNRINKIVPTCEFAVKLCGTSGTVSCLAAYFVCNTIFSAIRTIIGNKNYYDIRKPCIGSLCYDFSNLEKFLNLKSVRESLGVGDIEFVSCSPTVYEAMLLDWMRNLEVGIPELLESDIKVLIYAGEYDLICNWLGNSRWVNSMEWSGKEAFVSSSEKPFTVDGKEAGVLKSHGPLSFLKVHDAGHMVPMDQPKAALEMLKRWTSGNLSEPSSSSQRLDFTM from the exons ATGTCGCCGGAGGCCGGACCAATCATGCGGCCCGCCGACCAGCTACTCCTCCCGTTCCTCCTCCTGGCCGTTGCCTCCGTCGCTGCCGCCGGCGGCTCGTGGGAGAATGGATATGGGAGCATCCTCCGCCTCCCCTCCTCGTCTCCGCGCCGGTTCCCCCGCTCCGCGGCCGTCGACCTGATCCACGCGCTCAACCTCCACCCCGCCGACGCGTCCCCTCCCCTCTCCACCGCCGGCGTAGAGGGCGCCCTCGCCCCCGCGGGGACCCTCGTCGAGAGGCCCATCCGCATCGCGTCCTTCGCGAACGGAGGCGCCGCCACGTCGGTGGAGGACCTCGGCCACCACGCGGGGTATTACCGCCTCGCCAACACCCACGACGCCAG GATGTTCTACTTCTTCTTCGAGTCGAGGGGCCACAAGGACGACCCCGTGGTGATCTGGCTCACGGGCGGGCCCGGCTGCAGCAGCGAGCTCGCGCTCTTCTACGAGAACGGCCCCTTCAACATAGCGGACAACTTGTCGCTCGTCTGGAATGATTTTGGTTGGGACAAG GCATCAAATCTTATCTATGTCGACCAGCCCACTGGAACTGGGTTTAGTTACAGCTCGGATTCGCGTGACACTCGCCACAACGAAGCTACTATTAGCAATGATCTATATGATTTCCTGCAG GCCTTTTTTGCTGAGCACCCAAAGTATGCTAAAAATGATTTCTTCATAACTGGGGAATCATATGCTGGGCATTACATTCCTGCCTTTGCAAGTCGTGTGCACCAGGGAAACAAGAACAATGAGGGCATTCACATTAACTTGAAG GGTTTTGCTATTGGCAACGGACTAACAGATCCAGCAATACAGTACAAGGCATACCCTGATTACGCATTGGATATGGGATTAATTACAAAAACACAATTTAACAGGATCAATAAAATAGTTCCAACTTGTGAATTCGCGGTCAAGCTTTGTG GTACTTCTGGAACTGTATCTTGCCTTGCTGCGTACTTTGTCTGCAATACAATATTCAGTGCCATCAGGACAATCATAGGCAATAAAAAT TATTACGACATCAGGAAACCATGCATCGGAAGCCTATGCTATGATTTCTCTAATTTGGAGAAATTTCTCAACCTCAAATCTGTCAGAGAGAGCCTAGGGGTTGGAGATATAGAGTTTGTTTCATGCAGCCCAACTGTCTATGAGGCCATGCTATTAGATTGGATGAggaaccttgaagttggaatcccTGAACTCCTTGAGAGCGACATCAAAGTGTTGATTTATGCTGGAGAGTATGACCTCATATGTAACTGGCTTG GGAACTCAAGGTGGGTAAACTCTATGGAATGGTCTGGAAAGGAAGCTTTTGTGTCCTCATCCGAGAAGCCCTTCACAGTCGACGGGAAAGAAGCTGGCGTTCTAAAGAGCCACGGTCCTTTGAGTTTCTTGAAG GTTCACGATGCTGGTCACATGGTACCTATGGATCAACCGAAGGCTGCTCTGGAGATGCTGAAGAGGTGGACTTCTGGAAACCTTTCGGAGCCATCTTCAAGCTCCCAGAGGCTTGATTTTACAATGTAA